The Gemmata palustris genome includes a region encoding these proteins:
- a CDS encoding PEP-CTERM sorting domain-containing protein codes for MLLPRPLALGFALVISAAFTAPLARAGLLPLAVTVTPEQNHFRWTYSVTLPSGAALQAGNYFTIYDFNGLVPGATGAPAGWTLSTPMSGPALSYINIPDDSSVANLVWTYTGPVIPAGRVQLGEFWATSLSGSSEEGVFVGHNTRAKDRKPDTNVTETRIPVPAPPGVPEPNTLVLAGIGLSAFGLFRRARRT; via the coding sequence ATGTTGCTCCCTCGCCCTCTGGCGCTCGGGTTCGCGTTGGTCATTTCCGCGGCATTCACCGCTCCCCTCGCCCGCGCGGGGCTGCTCCCGTTAGCCGTGACCGTCACTCCGGAGCAGAACCACTTCCGCTGGACCTATTCCGTCACCCTGCCCAGCGGGGCCGCGCTCCAGGCCGGCAACTACTTCACCATCTACGACTTCAACGGACTCGTTCCGGGCGCCACGGGTGCGCCGGCCGGCTGGACGCTTTCGACGCCCATGTCCGGTCCGGCACTGTCATACATTAACATTCCCGATGATTCCAGCGTCGCGAACCTCGTTTGGACGTACACCGGGCCAGTGATCCCTGCTGGCCGGGTCCAATTGGGGGAGTTCTGGGCCACGTCGCTGTCCGGGTCCAGTGAGGAGGGGGTGTTCGTCGGCCACAACACCCGTGCCAAGGACCGCAAGCCCGATACGAACGTCACCGAGACGCGGATTCCCGTCCCCGCGCCACCGGGTGTGCCCGAACCCAACACACTGGTTCTGGCCGGTATCGGGTTGTCGGCCTTCGGGCTGTTCCGGCGCGCCCGTCGCACGTGA
- a CDS encoding response regulator transcription factor: MIPFTVFIVDDDPEFRTSVSLLLGSVNLPVQEFESGDRFLQEVGAERPGCVVLDLRMPGLSGLAVLDRLGAREVALPAILVTGYGDVTTTVRAMRAGAVHVLEKPFGAQDLLDAVQEALSRDAKRRNEHAQRSAALEALGTLSPRERAILDRIAVGKANKNIASELQVSEKNIEFHRAKVMRKLRVTSVAELIRFAILLEIRGRR, from the coding sequence TTGATCCCTTTCACGGTCTTCATTGTGGACGACGACCCCGAGTTCCGGACCTCCGTGTCCCTGCTACTCGGGTCCGTAAATCTGCCCGTGCAGGAGTTCGAGAGCGGGGACCGATTCCTACAAGAAGTGGGGGCCGAACGTCCGGGGTGCGTCGTCTTGGATCTGCGGATGCCCGGGCTCAGCGGGCTCGCCGTTTTGGACCGCTTGGGCGCGCGGGAAGTAGCTCTACCGGCCATCTTGGTAACCGGGTACGGCGACGTGACTACGACGGTCCGGGCCATGCGCGCGGGCGCCGTCCACGTGCTCGAGAAGCCCTTCGGCGCGCAGGACTTATTGGACGCGGTTCAGGAAGCATTGAGCCGCGACGCGAAGCGCCGGAACGAGCACGCGCAACGAAGCGCGGCATTGGAGGCGCTGGGCACACTCAGCCCGCGCGAGCGCGCGATACTCGATCGGATCGCGGTCGGCAAAGCAAACAAGAATATTGCCAGCGAACTTCAGGTGAGTGAGAAGAACATCGAGTTCCACCGGGCCAAGGTCATGCGCAAGCTCCGGGTCACGAGCGTCGCGGAACTCATACGGTTTGCGATTCTGCTAGAAATCCGGGGCCGGCGGTGA